The window TGTCCCTAAATTCATTAGTGTTTTTTCTATTGAGAGACTTAATTCTTTGCTCAATAATCTTTATGAACAATTGTTTTTCATCTTCATTTTCAAATTTATCCGATTCCCCTTGATTTAATTGGTACAACAAATCATTATATTTTTCAGTTAATAAACGCCTCGTCTCTTGCCAATTCTCAGGAAAATTACTCTTCCAGTATGTTGAGCTGACAAACGATAGATATTCTTGTTCCACAGCTTGTAGGTCTGTTGTAAAATCTGTATTTCTATATTTATAATAATCATTTGTATAATATTTACTGTACTCTAGTGGCTTGTAACTATTTTAATTTGAAGGTATATATTGAAATTTAATCCCATATCATAGGCCTCTCCAAACCAGCCATCCGTAAATATTGTAAAAATTGACCTGCATGAACTGCATCGTGATAGGCAATCCGCAATAGCATGTCTCCTAAATATCGCTGGTAGTCAACATCACTTCGATCAATTAGTCTTGATTCAAACTCCTCTTCTGAAAGCGATTGGACATATTCTATAAAATCATCAAAATACTGATTTGATAATTCAACCTCTTTATCAACTGAAACAATTGGTTCTTGAAAGTATGGAGGAGCTGTCTTAGTCTTAACCGACCCATTATTTCTTAAAATCATATGATAGTCAAAACTGCCACTCCATACATGTCGAATCATCTCTCCAAACGTCATTGCATCTTTGTCTGGCCTCCAAGTTATCCAACTATCAGGAAGAGACCTCCATAGTTTAATTGAGCGTCGACGTGTTTCTTTCAAATTCAATACACTAAGATCAATTACATTCATAATTAATTTCTCCTTACCATTAGATTCATTTTGATCGTAGGGGTCCTACCAACAAAAAGCGCAAAACATACGCTAAGGAAAAAAGTGTTGATATATGGGTGTTCCAATAATGACCGTTTTTGATGCTAGAATCTGTAGAGCTACTTTTTCTCTGATTATAAATTCAAGACCCAAAACTTATTCTCTAAAGCAAAGTACCCTTTAAATCGAAAGAAAACCCTTTTTGGTACTGTCTTAGCGTATGTTTTCTGCGAAATGCTGACATGACCCCATTGTAGCAAAATTATAATTAGGGTATCATCAAAATATGAATGTTTATCCGAATATCTCATATATAGCAAAACTAATTGCTGAACCTACAAGAGCAATAATTTTAGATTGTTTAATGAGTAATCAGGCTCTTCCTGCTAGTGAATTAGCTTATATGGCTAAAGTGTCACATCCAACAATTAGTTCTCACCTCTCTAAATTAGTCGAGGGTAATCTGCTTATTGCTGAACAACATGGTAGACATCGCTATTACCGACTTGCTAATCAAGAGGTTGCAGAAGTTCTCGAAAAATTAGGGACAATCGCACCAACTGTTCAAGTACGCTCTTTAAGACAGTCTGATCAACTAAAACAGGTTCGGTATGCTCGAACATGTTATGATCACCTTGCCGGAGAGCTTGGTGTAAAGATAACTGAGAAGCTAATTGATAAGGAATTTCTGACCTTGGAGGACGGGGAATACGTTGTGACTAATCAAGGCAAGAAGTGGTTTTTAAATTTTGGAATTAATATCGAAGAGGCAAATACAAAAAGGAGAATATTTGCAAAGCCTTGTCTTGATTGGAGTGAACGGCGTTATCATATTTCAGGTTGGCTAGGGTCTGCGATAGCTAAACTATTTTTTGAGCAAGAATGGATTACAAAAGCAGAAAAGAATCGAGCAGTCCATCTTACAAAAAAGGGTACAAAGGTATTGCAAGATCAACTGGGTATTAACATGAATAAAGAGAAAAATGTTGGTTTGGAGTAAAGTTTGACAAAACATCTCTCAAACCTTTCTATTTTCCCTAACAAAAAGAAACCATTTTGAAAAAGATTGATCAAAATGGTTTCTTCTCTTGAAGGTTAAATGTGAATTTTATAAAAAAGTTGTATCAATTTCTACCTCTGTTATTCCACAAGTGCGCCCGATTTTAATGAAAAATTTCACGATGCTAAGGTCCTTATCATAACAATTGGCAAGCATAGCATTTAATATAGTCCAACAATTTAAGAAGAAGCTAATTGAATGAATTCTTCCGCATCTTTCACGCATAATTCCATTCCTTTTTCCCAGAATTCCTCTGAAGTAATATCTTCTCCTAAATGTTTCATAACTAAATCTTCCACAGTCATACTTCCTGAATCACGAAGTAATTTCAAATAATCTTTTTCAAAATCTATTCTTTTCTCTTTTGCCTTTGCATAAATGCCCAATGCAAATAAATAACCAAAAGTATATGGGAAATTATAAAAAGGCGATTGAGTAATATAGTAGTGTGGTGTCCAAACCCAAGAATAAATTGAAGGTTGTTCTAGGGAACCAGCATACGCCTCATTTATTGATTCTTCCATTAACTGATTTAGTCGATTGGCTGAAACAATACCTTTACTACGTTCCTTGTAAAATCTCTGCTCAAATAAGAATCTCGAATGAATATTCATAAAGTTCATTACACTTCGTTTTAATTTTTCATCCAGTATAAATAATTTTTCTTCTTTTGATTTTGCTTTTTTTAAAGCCGCATCAAAAATAATCATTTCGGAGAAGGTTGAAGCAGTTTCAGCAATACTTAACGGATACCTTTTATTTAACCCATTAACAGACTTCATGGCATGATTATGGAAAGCATGACCTAGTTCATGAACAAGAGTTAACACATTTAAAAAAGTGCCCCTAAATGTCATAAAAACTCTTGATTCACCTGTTAGTGGAAAACCGGCACAAAATGGAATAGCAGACTTATTTGGACGATCCTCGGCTTCTATCCAACCTCCATTGAAAGCTTGCCGGGCGAAGTCCTCTAATTCGGTTCCAAACTGACTAAAATGTTCCGTAATAAGTGTGGCAGCTTCCTCGAATTTTATCTCTTGATTATTTTTTGTAACAGGAGCCCAAAAGTTATAAGCTGTCATACTAGATCCGCCTATCATTTCAGCTTTTCTCTTCAAGTAATTCGAAAAAGGTTGTTTATATTTACTGATTACTGCCCACATCGTATTTAGTGTTTCTTCCTTCATTCTGTTCTTTTTCAAAGGATCTTCTATTACACTTTTTATCCCGCGCTTGTTATTCACTTCTATACGAAAGCCAGCAATGTGATTTATTATTTTACTGAATAATTCCTCTTTCTCTTTCCATGTAGATTCTAATACATAATGAGCTTCCTTACGCACTTCTTCAATATGATGCGACCTCAAGTTAATGGCTTGTCCAACTGATAGATTTTCTTCTTTTCCATCAATTTGAATATTTAATTTAATACTACTTACCAGATCATTATAGAAGTGTCCCCAAGCATGGTACCCATCAACCATTAAATCAGAAATTAAATTTAGCTCCTCTTCCGACAAATTCTTATCTGCATTTTCACGCCATTCGTTTAGAATAAATCTATATTCTTGTAATTCTTCTATTTCTAGTATACTATCCCAAACATCTTCCTTTGTATTTATTAATATCTTCTTTACATTCGATAACTCTTTTTCAAAACGAGATTCTTTTTGAGCAACTTTTCCCCGTAAAATCGCAGCATCTTGATTCTTTGGATTTTCTGCTAGGAGACAAGTGATAAACGAATTAGCTTGCGATAAGTATAAGTGAATGTTTCCGATGTTTTCTACTAAATTGACCACTTTAATTGATTCACTTGTTGAAAGTGGAGCAATAAACGATTTAACACTACCTTCTAGTTGATGTAAAAGAGCTTCTAATTGATTGATATGATCTAATAATTGAATTGATTTGCTTCCTCCTATAAAAATCTTATCTAGATTCCACTCTGTTGGATAGCTTATTTTCTCCATTAGTTATCTCCCCTAATATTTATATTCAACCGAAATCGAACGTACATTCTTATTGTAACATAGTTCAGAGGGGAAAAAATCCCTACAATAACAAGAGACACTGACCTTATTGAGATCAATGTCAATTGTTCAACTCTTCTGCTCCTTTAAGTGCTTTCCTTCACAATTTCAAGTAGATAAGCACCCATCGGAAAGATAAGCACCCATCGGAATAAAAATGATTTAATAACTTTTTGTATTTGTCCAAACTCAACATAAGAAGGTTGATCTTTTAATTAAAATGCCCTTTAGCTAAAAAATCAAAGGGAGAAAAACACCCAAGCATCATCGATATACAGGACCATTAGGAACCCAATTAAAATACCTAAACACAGAAAAATAATGATGTTAACTTTGTTTTTTATCCAACCGAAAAAATATCCCATAGCCAAAGTCAAAGGTATAAAGGTTAAACCAACTGTCATTTGTCCTATTGAAAAACCAGCTAACAAACTGAAAATATAAATTCCAATGGCAGAAATCCAGTAAAATTGATACTTACCTTTGATAGCATAAAATGTTGATACGATTGCTAAAATCAAGGCAGAGAATACGATTACAGACAATCCTTTTCCCTCCTCTCTTATTACCATTATTTTACTATTTTTTCATATCACATTTTCAACAATATGGCCCTAAAATGAATAATGGCACATATCTATATTTCAGATATGCGCCATTTTATGGAAAAAATAGTACTTTATCCACTTAATTTAAGATAATATTTTCCAATCGGAATCCTTGATTTCATCTATCAAAGGTTCCCTTACAGAACTTATAAATCGTTCATCACAAGCTCCAAATATCAGATAATTTCTCTGTCCTTGTCTTAATGAAGGTTTATTGGCTCCCATTTTATAATCAGGATCATTAATATAGAACAAAGTCATCTTCCCAAAAACAAATACTGCAAATCTCCTATGTTTCAATAGGTTCTTCATCTAAGGTTTTATAACCGCAACATGGACAATTATACTTCAATACATTTCCCTTCCTATTTTTATGCAATTATATATCAAGCTATGCAGTTGAACTCTATTTCTCTTTTCACATTAGTTTATTAACTATATTCTTGCACCATATATGGAAGATCAACAACACAATACAGGGGCTGTCCAATAAATCGATTTTCCGACTATTGGTTTCCCCGTTTTGTGTTCAAGAATACTGATATACCAACATTCTCGACTTTAATATTTTTCGGATTTACCCTTTTCGGACAGCCCCTACTTTTACCCTCAATGATTAAAAATCCAATTGACACCTTCCCGATAAACCTTACATTCTTTCCCGTCACCAAAACAGGTATTTAATATCCAGAATCTAAATTCATACTTCTTATAGACCGAAAGTACCTTCGGTACAACTTGAATTTTTGTTATTTAGTGGCAAGGTAGTTTTGCTATTGCTCACGCTACCATAATGCGTTGGGTACATCAAAAAGGACCAGACTGAATTAGACGAAAGAGTACGACGTCATCTTAAAAATCCACAATTGATTCTTGAAGAGTTGACGAAAGGTATGTGAAAGTAAAAGGAGCATGGATGTATTTATATCGTGCAGTCGACTCAGAAGGAAAGCATCTTAATTCATCAAATCTAAGGGAATTAGCTAACTATTTTTGTACCAGAGCCTTAAATTACACTAGTGCTGCTTCTGCTTCACTAACTAATTGAGTCATAAGTTGCTGTACTGACACAATTTCTTTTAATCTATGTGCATTGCTCCCCGAAAAAATCAAACCATTTTCTAGCTTTCCATTAGCAGCTTCAATAAGGGCAGTTGTTATACAGTAAGGCGTACTTTTTGGATTGCATGGTATTAGACAATCATAGCATTTCTGAACAGGAATATTCCCTGCTTCAGTTTTTTTCACAAATTTATTTGTTATTGCCCTACCTGGTAATCCGACGGGGCTTTTAACTAACTGAATATCTTCACTTTTTGAGTTTATGTAAGCTTCTTTAAAATTTATATCTGCATCACATTCTTTAGTTGCAACAAATCTAGTACCCATTTGTACACCAGATGCCCCTGCTTTTAGATATTTAGCAATATCCGATCCATCAAATACTCCGCCAGCAGCTATAATAGGTATTGGCTTTTTATACTTTTCCTGAAAAGAGCTCAAAGCATCTTTAACTTCTTTAACTATTTCAGTCAATTCAATTTTTGGATTAGCCCTTAATTCGTCCAAAGTAAAACCTAAATGTCCCCCAGCGTCAGGGCCTTCAACAATCACTAAATCTGGTAGATAGTTGTATTTCTTATCCCACATTCTTGTGATTAATTTGGCTGCTTTTCCTGAAGATACAATAGGTGCAATTTTTGTTTTAGTTCCTTTTACAATTTCAGGAAGGGATTTAGGTAAACCAGCACCAGAAACAATCAAATCAACTTTTTCTTCTACAGCAGTTAAAGCCAATTCTTTATAATTTTTCATCGCAACTAAAAAGTTAACTCCAATTATTCCGTTTGGACTCAATTCTCTAGCTCTTCTAATTTCTCTTTTTAAACTTCTAATATTGGCAGCTAGGTTATTTGTTGCAAAATCAGGTTCAGTAAAACCAATTTGAGATCCAGAAATGATGCCGATACCTCCCTGATTAGCTACAGCTGAAGCTAGTCTAGAGCGTGACACCCCTACACCCATTCCTCCTTGAATAATTGGAACGGAAGCGGTTAAATTTCCTAAAAATAATTGAGGTAATTTCATATAATCAATCCTCTCAAAATTACTAAGTAGTATTGCATAATTATATATATAACCTAGACTATCGTAAATGTACATTTATCATATAGTAAATGTATATTTATCATATGGTAAAGTAAAAAAACAATTTCCCGGTGGCTCTTTCAAGATACCTCTCTCGGTGATAACCACACTCGCTCGTTCGAATTGCCCTTGTTGTAAATGTGATTCAAAGCTGTATACTCAAGTTACTCCCCCTTTAAATATCTCTATTATTATAATGAATTTAATTCAAATAAAAACTATTAACCTTGTTTGGATTAATAGTTTTGGCTCTTATCCTATGAATAGATCTTTAAAAACCCCATCCTATTACAGAGATAGGATTTGTTTATTTTTTATATAGTCTCAGCAAGCTAATAAAGTCAGTCTTAAATTAAGGATCTCCTTACAATTTATAACCAATAATGATTAATCAAAAAAAAACTTGTTATTCTGTGTTCGGTTTATCAATTTCATCCACAAATATGGCTCCTGGATTATTGGCTTCTATAACAGAAATAACTTCTGGATATTTAATGCCATGATTTAATAACTTAGAGATTTCATGATAATCTCTAGCTAACATTTTTATCATCTATGAAACCCCCTATATTCATATTTTAAAACTATATAAATTATACTCAAATTCCTTCTTATAACCACAGCTTTCTGCTAACATACGTGATCCAAGATTTTCATCCATACAGTCCCAATAAGCTTCGAGTTTATGATCTCTACAGTGCTCTAGAAATTCGTTAATTAGTATTTTTGCAAGACCATTTTTTCTATACTCCTCTACGGTTAGTGTGTGTGAGCCCATTGAATCATGGGTTACACAACTTGATATACAACAAGAAACAATTAATTCACCATCCATCATGCAATATCCTACACCATGATGGATGAAGTCCTCTAATGAGCTCCACCAATCTAATATTATTGATTTAACAAAATCTATATTATTAATCTTTCTATGAAATAATTGATGATTTATTTTTACCATTTCAAATTTATCTTGCATTTTAAGATTTTCAAGAACAGAATCTTCTTTACATTTATACTTATAGGTAAGTTGTTTAGACTGAACAAGGTTCCGTTTCTTAAATATACTTTTAAATGCTATATCCCACTTTGGACTTGTGCCACTAAATTCAAAATGATTTAACCCTAACTCTCTTGTCCTGGGTGCGATATTTGAATCAATATATTCGTTTATGCTCTTATTAAACCTTATATTGTTCTCATTCCCAATAAAATAGAATCCAGCAATAGATTTTGACCACACCATAGCAGTAGTTGGATTCAATATATTATCAACAAAAACACATCCCGGGTTATACCCCTGAACTACTCCTTTTATTTCAATATTAACTAATTCACTCGTTAATAAATCGTTTACGTTAGAGAACTGTATTTTATTCAATTCATATATCATTTTCCTACCTCTTTTTTTAATAACAATTCACCTGTAAATAAAGTATCCTATTTTATTTTATCTGTATTTCCTTTTTAAATATATATATAGAATAAGTATAATAGTTTTTTACACAATAACGTTGACTGAATTTACAAGCCAGTCAGTGTTCTTTCAATTCACTTTACTATATAGAATGT of the Bacillus sp. SM2101 genome contains:
- a CDS encoding M3 family oligoendopeptidase, which translates into the protein MEKISYPTEWNLDKIFIGGSKSIQLLDHINQLEALLHQLEGSVKSFIAPLSTSESIKVVNLVENIGNIHLYLSQANSFITCLLAENPKNQDAAILRGKVAQKESRFEKELSNVKKILINTKEDVWDSILEIEELQEYRFILNEWRENADKNLSEEELNLISDLMVDGYHAWGHFYNDLVSSIKLNIQIDGKEENLSVGQAINLRSHHIEEVRKEAHYVLESTWKEKEELFSKIINHIAGFRIEVNNKRGIKSVIEDPLKKNRMKEETLNTMWAVISKYKQPFSNYLKRKAEMIGGSSMTAYNFWAPVTKNNQEIKFEEAATLITEHFSQFGTELEDFARQAFNGGWIEAEDRPNKSAIPFCAGFPLTGESRVFMTFRGTFLNVLTLVHELGHAFHNHAMKSVNGLNKRYPLSIAETASTFSEMIIFDAALKKAKSKEEKLFILDEKLKRSVMNFMNIHSRFLFEQRFYKERSKGIVSANRLNQLMEESINEAYAGSLEQPSIYSWVWTPHYYITQSPFYNFPYTFGYLFALGIYAKAKEKRIDFEKDYLKLLRDSGSMTVEDLVMKHLGEDITSEEFWEKGMELCVKDAEEFIQLASS
- a CDS encoding GNAT family N-acetyltransferase, whose amino-acid sequence is MIYELNKIQFSNVNDLLTSELVNIEIKGVVQGYNPGCVFVDNILNPTTAMVWSKSIAGFYFIGNENNIRFNKSINEYIDSNIAPRTRELGLNHFEFSGTSPKWDIAFKSIFKKRNLVQSKQLTYKYKCKEDSVLENLKMQDKFEMVKINHQLFHRKINNIDFVKSIILDWWSSLEDFIHHGVGYCMMDGELIVSCCISSCVTHDSMGSHTLTVEEYRKNGLAKILINEFLEHCRDHKLEAYWDCMDENLGSRMLAESCGYKKEFEYNLYSFKI
- a CDS encoding nitronate monooxygenase, whose protein sequence is MKLPQLFLGNLTASVPIIQGGMGVGVSRSRLASAVANQGGIGIISGSQIGFTEPDFATNNLAANIRSLKREIRRARELSPNGIIGVNFLVAMKNYKELALTAVEEKVDLIVSGAGLPKSLPEIVKGTKTKIAPIVSSGKAAKLITRMWDKKYNYLPDLVIVEGPDAGGHLGFTLDELRANPKIELTEIVKEVKDALSSFQEKYKKPIPIIAAGGVFDGSDIAKYLKAGASGVQMGTRFVATKECDADINFKEAYINSKSEDIQLVKSPVGLPGRAITNKFVKKTEAGNIPVQKCYDCLIPCNPKSTPYCITTALIEAANGKLENGLIFSGSNAHRLKEIVSVQQLMTQLVSEAEAALV
- a CDS encoding helix-turn-helix transcriptional regulator; the protein is MNVYPNISYIAKLIAEPTRAIILDCLMSNQALPASELAYMAKVSHPTISSHLSKLVEGNLLIAEQHGRHRYYRLANQEVAEVLEKLGTIAPTVQVRSLRQSDQLKQVRYARTCYDHLAGELGVKITEKLIDKEFLTLEDGEYVVTNQGKKWFLNFGINIEEANTKRRIFAKPCLDWSERRYHISGWLGSAIAKLFFEQEWITKAEKNRAVHLTKKGTKVLQDQLGINMNKEKNVGLE
- a CDS encoding DinB family protein; the encoded protein is MNVIDLSVLNLKETRRRSIKLWRSLPDSWITWRPDKDAMTFGEMIRHVWSGSFDYHMILRNNGSVKTKTAPPYFQEPIVSVDKEVELSNQYFDDFIEYVQSLSEEEFESRLIDRSDVDYQRYLGDMLLRIAYHDAVHAGQFLQYLRMAGLERPMIWD